From the genome of Mycobacterium dioxanotrophicus, one region includes:
- a CDS encoding acyl-CoA synthetase: MSRNVTRSSLGSVALNIADLAEHAIDAVPDRVALICGDEKLTYAELEAKANQLAHYLISQGVKKDDKVGLYCRNRNEIVIAMLGIVKAGAILVNVNFRYVEGELKYLFDNSDMVALVHERQYSDRVANVLPELPLLKTILVVDDGSDNDFQRYGGVEFYSAIADQSPERDFGPRSEDDIYLLYTGGTTGFPKGVMWRHEDIYRVLFGGTDFATGEPIADEYDLSKQAAANPPMIRLPIPPMIHGATQSATWMALFTGHTVVLMPEFDADAAWRMIHEHKVNLLFFTGDAMARPLLDALLAHQDAGNEYDLSSLFLLASTAALFSTSLKEKFLELLPNRIITDSIGSSETGFGGTSIVAKGQSHTGGPRVTIDKNTKVLDDDGNEVVPGSGVRGIIAKCGHIPVGYFKDEKKTAETFRTINGVRYAIPGDYAEVEADGSVTMLGRGSVSINSGGEKIYPEEVEAALKGHPDVFDALVVGVPDERFGQHVAAVVQPREGARPSLADLDAFVRTEIAGYKVPRSLWLVDEVKRSPAGKPDYRWAKEQTEQRAADEVHANHVGVTK; encoded by the coding sequence TTGTCACGAAATGTAACACGTTCTAGTTTAGGTTCTGTGGCTCTGAATATCGCCGATCTCGCCGAGCACGCCATCGACGCTGTGCCGGACCGTGTCGCCCTGATCTGCGGGGACGAAAAGCTGACCTACGCCGAGCTTGAGGCCAAGGCCAACCAGTTGGCTCATTACCTCATCTCCCAGGGTGTCAAGAAGGACGACAAGGTCGGCTTGTATTGCCGCAACCGCAACGAGATCGTCATCGCGATGCTGGGCATCGTCAAAGCCGGCGCGATTCTGGTCAATGTCAACTTCCGCTATGTCGAGGGCGAGCTCAAATACCTGTTCGACAACTCCGACATGGTCGCCCTCGTCCACGAGCGCCAGTACTCCGACCGGGTCGCCAACGTGCTGCCGGAACTGCCGCTGCTCAAGACGATTCTGGTCGTCGACGACGGGTCCGACAACGACTTCCAGCGCTACGGCGGGGTGGAGTTCTACTCCGCCATCGCCGACCAGTCGCCCGAGCGTGACTTCGGGCCGCGCAGCGAGGACGACATCTACCTGCTCTACACCGGTGGCACCACAGGTTTCCCCAAGGGCGTGATGTGGCGTCACGAGGACATCTATCGGGTGTTGTTCGGCGGCACCGACTTTGCGACCGGCGAACCGATCGCCGACGAATACGATCTGTCCAAGCAGGCCGCCGCGAACCCACCGATGATCCGGCTGCCCATCCCGCCGATGATCCACGGCGCGACGCAGTCGGCCACCTGGATGGCGCTGTTCACCGGCCACACCGTGGTGCTGATGCCGGAGTTCGACGCCGATGCGGCGTGGCGAATGATCCACGAGCACAAGGTGAATCTGCTGTTCTTCACCGGCGACGCGATGGCCCGCCCGCTGCTGGATGCGCTGCTCGCGCATCAGGACGCGGGTAACGAGTACGACCTGTCGTCGCTGTTCCTACTCGCCAGCACCGCGGCCCTGTTCTCGACCAGTCTCAAGGAGAAATTCCTTGAGCTGCTGCCGAATCGGATCATCACCGACTCGATCGGCTCGTCGGAGACCGGTTTCGGCGGCACCAGCATCGTCGCCAAGGGACAGAGCCACACCGGCGGCCCGCGGGTGACCATCGACAAGAACACCAAGGTGCTCGACGACGACGGCAACGAGGTGGTCCCGGGTTCCGGCGTGCGTGGCATCATCGCGAAGTGCGGCCACATCCCGGTCGGCTACTTCAAGGACGAGAAGAAGACGGCCGAGACGTTCCGGACCATCAACGGTGTGCGATATGCGATTCCGGGCGACTACGCCGAGGTCGAGGCCGACGGCAGCGTGACGATGCTCGGCCGGGGCTCGGTGTCGATCAACAGCGGCGGCGAGAAGATCTACCCCGAAGAGGTCGAGGCTGCGCTCAAGGGTCACCCCGACGTGTTCGACGCGTTGGTAGTGGGTGTGCCCGACGAGCGTTTCGGTCAGCACGTCGCCGCGGTGGTGCAGCCGCGTGAGGGCGCCCGCCCCTCGTTGGCCGACCTGGACGCGTTCGTGCGCACGGAGATCGCCGGGTACAAGGTGCCACGCAGCCTGTGGCTGGTCGACGAGGTCAAGCGCTCACCGGCGGGCAAGCCCGACTACCGGTGGGCCAAGGAGCAGACCGAACAGCGTGCCGCCGATGAGGTGCATGCGAATCATGTGGGAGTAACCAAATGA
- a CDS encoding crotonase/enoyl-CoA hydratase family protein, which translates to MSDTPKGPDALIEQRGHTLILTLNRPEARNALSTEMLSIMVEAWDRVDNDPEIRTCILTGAGGYFCAGMDLKGATKKPPGDSFKDGSYDPSRIDGLLKGRRLTKPLIAAVEGPAIAGGTEILQGTDIRVAGESAKFGISEAKWSLYPMGGSAVRLVRQIPYTIACDLLLTGRHITAAEALSYGLIGYVVPDGTALDKALEIAEVINNNGPLAVQAILKTIRETEGMHELDAFKPDTANGIPVFLSQDAKEGPLAFKEKRAPNFQMK; encoded by the coding sequence GTGAGCGATACCCCAAAAGGGCCCGACGCCCTCATTGAGCAGCGCGGACACACCCTGATCCTGACGCTGAACCGGCCGGAGGCGCGCAATGCGCTTTCCACCGAGATGCTCTCGATCATGGTCGAGGCCTGGGACCGCGTCGACAACGATCCGGAGATCCGCACCTGCATCCTCACCGGCGCGGGCGGCTACTTCTGCGCGGGCATGGACCTCAAGGGCGCGACCAAGAAGCCGCCGGGTGACTCCTTCAAGGACGGCAGCTACGACCCGTCACGCATCGACGGCCTGCTCAAGGGCCGCCGCCTCACCAAGCCCCTGATCGCCGCAGTCGAGGGCCCGGCCATCGCCGGCGGTACCGAGATCCTGCAGGGCACCGATATCCGGGTGGCCGGTGAGAGCGCGAAGTTCGGCATCTCCGAAGCCAAGTGGAGCCTCTACCCGATGGGCGGCTCGGCGGTGCGCCTGGTCCGTCAGATCCCGTACACCATCGCGTGCGATCTGCTGCTGACCGGACGCCACATCACCGCCGCCGAGGCACTGTCCTACGGCCTGATCGGCTACGTGGTGCCCGACGGTACAGCGCTGGACAAGGCGCTGGAGATCGCCGAGGTGATCAACAACAACGGCCCGCTGGCCGTGCAGGCGATCCTCAAGACCATCCGCGAGACGGAGGGCATGCACGAGCTCGACGCGTTCAAGCCCGACACCGCCAACGGCATCCCGGTGTTCCTCTCTCAGGATGCCAAGGAGGGCCCGCTCGCCTTCAAGGAGAAGCGGGCGCCCAACTTCCAGATGAAATAG